In a genomic window of Fimbriiglobus ruber:
- a CDS encoding helix-turn-helix transcriptional regulator yields MTVSSENQFYLELGIIKGWALFFEKEIPERVKQAIRQLEDLGLGVIGKSEDQLREEVEAQSYLLNDALNDIEDLKQLGSFNTRLADNPEFKREVRPEIKEERDQAWEEPGQTVTAKAPQKSTFISDNQVEEIRRLAESMTDEEIGKHLGVSRDTVIRFRAKHGIEKNRGPREGVPRSNYQWEPWQKQKLIEMKQTGASYAEIGKAIGKTASQCSGIWFWEKKKLETVDLGEPNSTGQELDRPKEETSVDGGVTAISPAACWKPSPLSPDDWSDIQKMLVNGQSRESIASDYDVPVEDLDAFVASRLKRAEAKSPLGEAQALSQTGSA; encoded by the coding sequence GTGACCGTTTCCAGCGAAAATCAGTTTTACCTCGAACTCGGTATCATCAAGGGCTGGGCACTCTTCTTCGAGAAAGAAATCCCTGAGCGAGTTAAGCAGGCGATCAGGCAGCTCGAAGACCTCGGTCTTGGCGTGATCGGGAAAAGCGAGGACCAACTCCGTGAGGAGGTTGAGGCCCAGTCCTACCTGTTGAATGATGCCCTCAATGACATTGAGGACCTGAAGCAGCTCGGGTCGTTCAACACCAGGCTCGCAGACAATCCTGAATTCAAGCGGGAAGTCCGCCCCGAGATCAAGGAGGAGCGGGACCAAGCGTGGGAAGAGCCAGGACAGACTGTAACGGCCAAGGCACCTCAAAAGTCGACTTTCATCTCAGATAACCAAGTCGAGGAGATTCGCCGCTTGGCTGAGAGCATGACGGACGAGGAGATCGGAAAGCACCTCGGCGTCAGTCGTGACACCGTTATCCGCTTTCGTGCAAAGCACGGGATCGAAAAGAACCGCGGACCACGGGAAGGTGTTCCTCGTTCAAACTACCAGTGGGAGCCTTGGCAGAAGCAGAAACTGATCGAGATGAAGCAAACGGGGGCCTCCTACGCAGAAATCGGTAAGGCGATCGGCAAAACTGCGAGCCAGTGTAGCGGTATCTGGTTCTGGGAGAAGAAAAAGCTGGAAACAGTAGACCTTGGGGAACCGAATAGCACCGGCCAGGAACTTGACCGCCCGAAGGAAGAAACTTCGGTAGACGGTGGAGTAACCGCGATTAGCCCCGCCGCTTGCTGGAAGCCTTCACCACTCTCACCCGATGACTGGTCCGACATTCAGAAGATGCTCGTCAACGGCCAGAGCCGGGAGTCCATCGCCAGTGACTACGACGTACCCGTCGAGGATCTGGATGCGTTCGTCGCCAGCCGTCTCAAACGAGCGGAGGCAAAGTCTCCCTTGGGGGAAGCTCAGGCGCTGTCTCAAACGGGCAGCGCCTGA
- a CDS encoding J domain-containing protein has protein sequence MVQQAFTGFVALPSNSPWDVLGLKAGANRSEVEVAYREKAKSCHPDRPSGSHEQMARLNAARDVLLRRVG, from the coding sequence ATGGTGCAACAGGCGTTTACCGGCTTCGTCGCGTTGCCCAGTAATTCGCCGTGGGACGTTTTGGGTCTGAAGGCAGGGGCAAATCGATCGGAAGTCGAAGTCGCTTATCGCGAGAAGGCCAAAAGTTGTCATCCCGACAGGCCCAGCGGCAGCCACGAACAGATGGCTCGACTGAACGCGGCTCGGGACGTGTTGCTGAGGAGAGTGGGATGA
- a CDS encoding ISNCY family transposase codes for MSTELQDWGILAMSQRERDVLAILKAVVSGDRTVTEAAGLLKLSARQVRRLKGKLKTQGDSALVHGLRGQPSNRCLEAKLRTQVLAAYRQRYRDFGPTFACEKLAEEGLKVGVETLRRWLLAEGLWERQRRRDPHRSRRPRRACLGELVQMDASVHEWLEGRGETIVLITMIDDATSRVEAKFYRHGSVESHLDLLGVWLRKYGRPLAVYTDRHSIFEPHEKGRPLADPDAQTQFGRALGELAIELIRAHSPQAKGRVERSFGTAQDRWVKELRLAKVTTCEDANALLAKLLPDHNKRFAKPARQPNDAHRPLGRDHKLASILSIQSERVVSNDYVVRFANTFYQLLPPAYPGERGGRVVIEQRLDGTLHIRFGKRHLPYQEITVGGSLGGSAPKPPEFSASAADASAETTGREPVKDSRPAGMQPTAGRSGRTPAEPYPSGGEEVDNPKRSYRPAPNHPWRKRL; via the coding sequence ATGTCTACCGAGCTACAAGATTGGGGCATTCTAGCCATGAGTCAGCGCGAGCGTGACGTTTTGGCGATTCTGAAGGCGGTGGTATCGGGAGATCGGACGGTTACGGAAGCCGCTGGTTTGTTGAAGTTGAGCGCGCGTCAGGTCCGGCGACTGAAGGGCAAACTGAAGACCCAGGGTGACAGCGCCCTGGTGCATGGCCTTCGAGGTCAGCCGTCGAATCGCTGCCTGGAAGCCAAGCTGCGAACGCAGGTGCTGGCGGCGTACCGCCAGCGTTACCGCGACTTCGGCCCCACCTTCGCGTGCGAGAAGTTGGCGGAAGAAGGGTTGAAGGTGGGCGTCGAAACGCTGCGTCGCTGGTTGCTGGCCGAGGGCTTGTGGGAACGCCAACGTCGCCGTGACCCGCATCGCAGTCGTCGGCCGCGACGGGCTTGTTTGGGCGAGTTGGTGCAGATGGACGCCTCGGTGCATGAGTGGCTGGAGGGTCGCGGCGAGACGATCGTTCTGATCACCATGATCGATGACGCCACCAGCCGCGTCGAAGCGAAGTTTTACCGGCATGGGAGCGTGGAATCGCACCTGGATTTGTTGGGGGTCTGGCTGCGGAAATACGGCCGACCGCTGGCGGTTTACACGGATCGACACAGCATCTTCGAGCCGCACGAGAAGGGACGTCCGCTCGCCGATCCCGACGCGCAAACGCAGTTTGGCCGAGCGCTCGGCGAACTGGCCATAGAGTTGATTCGGGCGCACAGTCCCCAGGCGAAGGGACGTGTCGAGCGTTCGTTTGGCACGGCTCAGGATCGGTGGGTCAAGGAACTGCGGTTGGCCAAGGTCACGACCTGCGAGGACGCCAACGCGTTGTTGGCGAAACTCCTTCCCGACCACAACAAGCGGTTCGCCAAGCCGGCGCGTCAGCCAAACGATGCCCATCGACCGTTGGGTCGAGATCACAAGCTGGCGTCGATCCTGTCGATTCAGAGCGAGCGGGTGGTGAGCAACGACTACGTGGTGCGTTTCGCGAATACGTTCTACCAATTGTTGCCGCCAGCGTACCCGGGAGAGCGTGGCGGCCGGGTGGTGATTGAGCAGAGACTGGATGGGACGCTGCACATTCGGTTCGGGAAGCGTCATTTGCCGTACCAGGAGATCACCGTGGGGGGCAGCCTTGGGGGCTCTGCCCCCAAACCCCCGGAGTTTAGCGCATCAGCGGCCGATGCCAGTGCGGAGACGACGGGACGGGAGCCGGTCAAGGACTCCCGTCCCGCGGGCATGCAGCCGACTGCCGGACGCTCGGGTCGCACTCCTGCGGAGCCCTATCCTTCCGGCGGCGAGGAGGTAGATAACCCGAAGCGATCGTACCGTCCAGCTCCAAATCATCCTTGGCGAAAACGTCTATGA
- a CDS encoding DUF433 domain-containing protein produces MPEIQSLVEQNIVEVPLYTHLDAARYLRAPVFVILSSSAVPPYHPIEMFERFWHDPLFHSRFVDENGPFSAKDKASRISFRSLASMFVTTAILGSQVNELPFLKWHPKEVIHFLEVTRETNRRIIDDSRLFSDPSWVLSQYDRIFYPGSDSVRKNLLKLIALYQARVELRDGIPIHLFPFSRDPTSDAPRAVVIDPEIRFGRPTLKGAPTDVLAERWRAGDGSAELAEDYGLTTDEVEEALRYEAIPPHPFSIFPFPPFGW; encoded by the coding sequence GTGCCCGAAATACAGAGTCTAGTTGAACAAAACATTGTGGAAGTGCCGCTATATACTCATTTAGATGCGGCCCGATATTTGCGCGCCCCCGTCTTTGTTATCCTATCCTCTTCCGCTGTTCCGCCGTACCATCCGATAGAGATGTTCGAGCGATTTTGGCATGACCCGTTGTTCCACTCTCGTTTCGTGGACGAAAACGGACCTTTTTCAGCTAAAGATAAAGCTTCGAGAATCTCGTTCCGTTCACTGGCGTCGATGTTCGTCACTACAGCGATTCTTGGATCCCAGGTCAACGAGCTTCCTTTTTTAAAGTGGCATCCGAAAGAAGTCATCCATTTCCTCGAAGTGACTCGCGAAACTAACAGAAGGATCATAGATGACTCTCGTCTGTTCAGCGACCCGTCATGGGTGCTGAGCCAGTATGACCGGATTTTCTACCCAGGCTCGGATTCGGTTCGGAAAAATCTCCTGAAACTGATTGCTCTCTATCAAGCACGGGTGGAGTTGCGTGATGGTATCCCGATCCATCTCTTCCCATTTTCTCGTGACCCCACCTCAGATGCTCCTCGCGCTGTCGTGATCGATCCGGAGATTCGCTTTGGACGGCCAACGTTGAAGGGCGCGCCGACAGACGTGCTTGCTGAGCGTTGGCGGGCAGGCGATGGATCGGCAGAACTCGCCGAGGACTACGGATTGACTACCGACGAGGTAGAAGAGGCGCTCCGCTACGAGGCAATCCCGCCGCACCCTTTTTCTATCTTCCCATTCCCGCCATTCGGCTGGTGA
- a CDS encoding restriction endonuclease, producing the protein MSVPAGALPDALISQASLLMQAVIIAGDSTKEGAIIKAVAIPWRAIVQMIVKEPAVLFQVDPRRFEELVAGWYVEAGFDEVTLTPRSGDHGRDVIAVKKGIGCVRLLDSIKRYKPGHLVTADDVRALLGVLHGDLNATKGIVTTTSDFAPKLLQDPAIAAQIPFRLELVNGAELVKRFGAV; encoded by the coding sequence ATGTCCGTACCGGCCGGAGCATTGCCCGACGCCTTGATTTCACAAGCCTCACTTTTGATGCAGGCGGTAATTATCGCTGGCGATAGTACCAAAGAGGGAGCGATTATCAAGGCCGTTGCAATTCCCTGGAGAGCCATCGTTCAGATGATCGTGAAAGAACCAGCCGTCTTGTTCCAGGTTGATCCACGCCGATTTGAGGAGCTCGTAGCCGGTTGGTATGTCGAGGCCGGATTTGATGAGGTTACTCTGACCCCTCGAAGCGGTGACCACGGGCGCGATGTGATCGCCGTAAAGAAAGGAATCGGTTGTGTTCGATTACTTGATTCTATCAAGAGGTATAAGCCTGGGCACCTTGTAACCGCAGACGATGTACGGGCTCTGCTTGGCGTGTTGCATGGCGACTTAAATGCCACGAAGGGAATCGTCACTACCACCTCGGACTTTGCCCCCAAGTTATTACAAGATCCCGCCATAGCTGCGCAGATTCCCTTCCGTCTTGAATTGGTTAACGGGGCCGAATTGGTCAAGCGATTCGGCGCAGTGTGA
- a CDS encoding DUF1190 domain-containing protein produces MKRSKAITLTMLAGTAVALGGCNEDEKPRFVKDEKACAEQLGDADGCHTAAEQAKKDFEEAAPKYENQKECAAQFGGCQRIERDGTSWFVPMMTGFLIRRMADSTQYRVQPACANGDQLYANGCGPVRSGHGFYYYRPYTYAGRYSSGSYEPEPTYTSSWTEGKVVASRASMGSAAIARGGFGGSAVGEAGE; encoded by the coding sequence GTGAAGCGTTCCAAGGCAATTACTCTCACGATGCTTGCCGGCACTGCCGTAGCGCTGGGTGGGTGCAACGAGGACGAGAAGCCCCGGTTCGTGAAGGACGAGAAGGCGTGCGCTGAGCAACTCGGTGATGCCGATGGCTGCCACACTGCCGCCGAGCAGGCCAAGAAGGATTTCGAGGAGGCTGCCCCGAAATACGAAAACCAGAAGGAGTGCGCCGCCCAGTTCGGGGGCTGCCAGCGGATCGAACGCGACGGGACGAGTTGGTTCGTCCCCATGATGACCGGGTTCCTGATCCGCCGAATGGCGGATAGCACCCAGTATCGTGTGCAACCGGCCTGCGCCAACGGAGACCAGCTTTACGCAAACGGTTGCGGCCCTGTCCGGTCGGGGCATGGATTTTACTACTACCGGCCCTACACCTACGCGGGACGGTACTCCAGCGGCTCTTATGAGCCCGAGCCGACATACACGAGTTCTTGGACCGAGGGAAAGGTAGTGGCCTCGCGAGCCTCGATGGGCTCGGCAGCAATCGCCCGCGGCGGATTCGGTGGTAGCGCCGTCGGAGAAGCGGGGGAGTAA
- a CDS encoding glutathionylspermidine synthase family protein yields the protein MRRVATEPRLGWQRIVEAYGFEHHSLSSDEEPVNYWNEAAYYELTPEEVNRIEYATNQLEQMCLHLVDAVIDENLFDRLHITPYAADLVRRSWERFDRSLYGRFDLSLGADGSLKMLEYNADTPTSLFEASVAQWQWLQDRFPEHDQFNSIHERLIEAWKGQAGLVHFASLADSESVVTTAYLEDTAKQAGLETCFLTMQDIGWDGRFVDLQGREITKLFKLYPWEWLLTDEFGSRVQECGTQFIEPAWKMVLSNKAMLPLLHELFPRNKYLLGASDYEPVGVDYVRKPVLGREGNNVRVVKGGRTALETAGDYDWKYVYQEYHETMTFDGVTPIIGSWTVNGQAAGIGIREDHGITTNLARFVPHRIARP from the coding sequence ATGCGGAGGGTCGCAACAGAGCCTCGGCTGGGATGGCAACGAATCGTCGAAGCCTACGGGTTCGAACACCACAGCTTATCGAGCGACGAAGAGCCGGTGAATTACTGGAACGAGGCAGCGTACTACGAGCTTACGCCCGAGGAAGTCAACCGGATCGAATACGCCACGAACCAGCTTGAGCAGATGTGCCTGCACCTGGTGGACGCGGTGATCGACGAGAACCTGTTCGACCGGCTGCACATCACGCCCTACGCCGCCGATCTCGTTCGCCGGAGCTGGGAACGATTCGACCGGAGCCTCTACGGACGGTTCGACCTGTCTCTCGGGGCAGACGGCTCTCTGAAGATGCTGGAGTACAACGCCGATACCCCGACGTCCCTGTTCGAGGCTTCGGTTGCCCAATGGCAGTGGCTCCAAGACAGATTCCCTGAGCATGACCAGTTCAACTCGATCCATGAGCGGCTGATTGAGGCGTGGAAGGGCCAGGCCGGTCTTGTCCACTTTGCATCGCTTGCGGACAGCGAAAGCGTTGTCACGACCGCGTACCTCGAAGACACCGCGAAGCAGGCGGGACTGGAAACTTGTTTCCTGACGATGCAGGACATAGGCTGGGACGGTCGGTTCGTTGATCTACAGGGCCGAGAGATCACGAAACTTTTCAAGCTCTACCCGTGGGAATGGCTGCTGACCGACGAGTTCGGATCTCGCGTCCAAGAGTGCGGCACGCAATTCATCGAGCCGGCGTGGAAAATGGTGCTGTCGAACAAGGCGATGTTGCCGCTGCTCCATGAGTTGTTTCCCCGGAACAAATACCTGCTCGGGGCATCTGACTACGAGCCGGTCGGGGTCGATTACGTCCGCAAGCCGGTGCTGGGCCGCGAGGGGAACAACGTCCGTGTGGTCAAGGGCGGCCGCACGGCGCTGGAAACCGCTGGGGATTACGACTGGAAGTACGTGTACCAGGAGTACCACGAAACGATGACGTTCGATGGCGTGACGCCGATCATCGGTAGCTGGACGGTCAACGGGCAAGCCGCCGGAATCGGCATTCGGGAGGACCACGGAATCACGACGAATCTTGCCCGCTTCGTTCCACACCGGATCGCGCGGCCATGA